The nucleotide window GCGCGGTGCGGGGGCTTGTCGGACATCCCGAAGCCGCGGGCATCAAGGGCCGCGACGTGGAGGCCATGGGCCGCAAGCGGCGCGATGGCATCTTTGAAGTCGAACCACCCCCCGAAAGCGCCGTGGATAAGCAGGATCAGTGGGTCACCCCGATTGCCAGCCTCCGCAACGTGGAGCCGGGTGCCGCGGGTGTGCAGCATCCGGTGGTTGAAGTCGCCCTCAAGCTCGACGACGTTAGGCGGGTGGGGCGCCACTTGGTTGGTCCCTTCAGCATTGGAAAACGCCCGCGTCCTTAGCGGTCTAAGGGCGCGGGCGTGAGAGGCGGCGTCTACTTGTCGGTGTTGACTGCGGTGGAGCCGCCGCGGCGATCCGCCGGCACGGTGCGTGCTGCGCCCGTGCCAGCCGGTGCGGCCACCGGCGAGGTGGTGTAGAGACCGCTTTCGTCCTTTGCCAGGTTCTGCTGCGCCTGGCCCGGAACCAGGTTGCGCAGCTCGTTGACGGACTGGACGGTGCGCTCCGGTGCCTTGATCTTCTTCAGGTTGCGGAAGCCCAGGAACGCGATCAGACCTGCGAGCGCGAGCATGATCAAGAAGACAATGAGGAACGCCCAGCCGCGGTGCATCCAGGACGCCAGCATCTCAGCCAGCGCAAAGAAGAGGAAGAAGGTGGAGTACAAAGCGATCACGCCCGCGACTGCGAACATGCCGCCACCAATCGCGCCCTTCTTCACCTCGCCGACCACCTCGGCCTTGGCCAGCTCGATCTCGCCGCGGACGAGAGTGGACACCTGCTCGGTCGCGTTGGAAATCAGGGTGCCGATGGAATCCTGGCCTGGCTGCGTCACACCAGTGTCGCGCAGCGGAATGGAGTCCACCTTCGCGGACACGGCTGTGGAACCGCTGGTGTAGAGACCTTCGTTGCTCACTGTTTTAAACCTTCCTCACGTTGCGCGGCTTCGCCATCTCTGCGTGGTTTGCCAGCTTCGTGGCAGCTCGAGCGCAGCGACGCGGAGCGATATCGCACTCAACAGTAGCCATGTTCTGCCCAACTTGCCTAAGAACATGCCCGGAACGTGCCCCCGGTTTCTTCGTCGCCTGCTACTACGCAGAGCGCTTCTCCTTTCGCAGGGCCCGCGAGATAAGCACTCCGCCCACCACAATCGCGGTCACGCCCGCAACCACGCCGGCACCAATGCCCACTTCGCGGGCATTCGGCATCTGAATCAGCGGCACTGGGTCTTTGAAGCTGCGGGTATCCCACCCCTCGCTGAGCGCGTGTTTACGCAGTGCCCGGTCCGGGTTCACCGCGACTGGGTTGCCCACTAACTCCAGCATCGGAATGTCCGTCGCCGAATCGGAGTATGCGAAGCTGGCCTCGAGGTCGTAGCCGTGCTCGTCGGCGAACTGCTGGACTGCCACCGCCTTCGCAGGGCCTTTGAGGTAACGCGTCACCTCGCCGGTGAGTTGGCCGTCGACAATCTCCATCTCTGTGGCAACGACGGTGTTCACCCCAAGCTCGTGCGCAATCGGCTCGACCAGGATCGACGCTGACGCGGAAATGATGATCACGTCGTGGCCGCGGGCCTGGTGCTCTTGGATTAGCTCGCGGGCCTCGGCGTAGATCGCCGGGGTGACAACGGTGCGCATCGTTTCCGTCGTGATGCGCTGTATTTCTTCGATAGACCAGCCCTGCACCATCTGTGCGAGCGCGTCGCGGGTGGTGTCCATCTTTTCGCTGGACTGGCCGACCAGCATGTACGACGCCTTGGTCAGGTACATGTCGATCGCTTCCTGGCGGGTGATCAGGCCGTTGTTGAAAAATTGCTTGCCAAAGGCGAACGCGGACGAGGTCGCGATGATCGTCTTGTCCAGGTCGAAAAACGCCGCAATTTTCGGGGTGGCCATACATCAGCAGTGTAGACCGTTATCCACACAAGAATTAGTGACAAATCTCCGAAACGGCCGAGTTATCCACAGTTTGGAGACGGGCCCTTGCCGTTTATGTTTCGTTCGTGCACGCTAAGTGCATGACACAAACGCAACTAACAAATCCACGCCCGGCTCCGATTCTCGTCGCGGTCGATGATCCGTTGTTGCACCCGGAGGCCCTGCACATAGCCGCCGCCTGCGGAAGGCCAGTGGTTGAGGTCAGCGATGAGGTGCAGCTCGCTCGCATGCAGCCAAAAGCATTCGCTTCGCTTATCGACGGCTCCTTGGGTCCGCCCACCCCAACCCCAACCACCTTTGTCATCACCGCGTCTCCGGGCGCAGCACCACCCGGTGCGTTTGTGCTGCCCGCCCAGGCCGCTGATTTGCTTCGCGCCCTCGGAGCGCTTTCACTGCGCGGTGAACCGGATCCTGCGGCTGCGGGTGCGGTCATCGCGGTGGTCGGTGCCGCGGGTGGTGCCGGCGTGTCCACCCTTGCAGCGGCTGTGAGTGCCCGCGCGGGTGCAGGCAGCGTGCTTGTTGATGCGCATCCGCGTTCCGGGGGTCTCGATCTATTACTGGGGATTGAGGAAGTACCGGGTGCTCGTTGGGGCGAGATCGAACTCGGGGAGGGGGTCATTGCTCGCGGGGATTTGCTGCGTGCGCTGCCTTCAACTGACGCGCAGGTCGCGGTGCTCACGGTCGCCCGCACCACGATTGTCGATCCGTTCCCACTCCGCGCCGAGGACGTCGACGCTGCCGTGGCCGCTTGCGCGTCGGACGGGGTGACGGTGATCGACGCCCCTGTCAGCGCAATCCCTCCTCGTTGCGATCTCGCGGGCATTGTTGTGCCCGCACAGCTGCGCCCGGCTGCCGCAGCGGCGGCAATCGTTGCCCAGTGCGATGCAGCCGGCATCGCCCACGGCCTCATCGTGCGCGACTGCGCGTGGGCGTCGCTGAATCAGAGTGAGCTTGAACGCGTAACGGGATCCCGAGTGCTCGCCAGGTTGCGCACCTGCCGCGGTCTGGCACGCACCATCGAACGCGGAGGGTTGCCAGCGAGGTTGCCCCGGCCGCTTGCCCACGCTGCCGACGCGGTGCTCGCCGAGGCCACGCGAGGTGCGAGATGACCAACCCAGTGAACGACATCGCAATTCTCGAGCGCGTCCAACGCCGCATCGCCGACGAGCCGGAGCCACCCGGCCCTGAGCGCCTTGCCCACCTTATCCGCGAGGAAGCGGTAGTGATCAGTGATATCGACGTACTCGACATGATGCGCAGGCTACGCGAAGATACGACCGGAGTTGGCCCCCTCGAAACGCTCTTGCTGGGCGGCGAAGTCACCGACATCTGCGTCAACGGGCCGGATGAGATCTTCATCGATCGAGGTCGAGGCCTCGAGCCAGTTGCCGATCGCCCCTTCGCAACCGACGCGGATGTTCGCCGACTCGCTACCCGCCTTGCGCTCAATTGCGGGCGCAGGCTTGACGACGCCCACCCCTACTGCGATGGCCACCTCACCCGCCCAGACGGCACCTTGCTGCGCTTCCACGCGGTGGTTGCTCCCACGTCGCAGCCGGGCACCTGCATCTCGCTGCGCGTGCTGCGCACTGCCACCGCTAGCTTGGAAGATCTGCAGCGCCGTGGAGCGATCGATGCCGAGCGTGCCGCACTGCTGTGCAAGTGCGTCCGGGAAAGAAAAAGCGTCCTTGTTGTCGGTGGCACCGGTTCAGGTAAGACCACGCTGTTGTCCGCGCTCCTAGCTGAGGTCGATCCTGCTGAGCGGATCATCGCTATCGAGGACACCCGCGAACTCACCCCGGCTCATCCGCATGTGCTGAACCTAAGCACCCGCGGGGCAAACACGGACGGCGCTGGCGAGATCACTGTCGCCGACCTGGTCCGTCAGGCGCTGCGAATGCGCCCGGACCGCATTGTGGTCGGAGAAATTCGCGGGGCGGAGGTCATCGACCTGCTCGCCGCGCTCAACACCGGCCACGATGGGGGCGGCGGCACACTCCACGCGAACTCCATCGGGGAGGTCCCCGCGCGCCTCGAGGCACTCGCCGCGCTCGGCGGGCTCGACCGAGCCGGGCTCCACGCCCAACTAGCGGCCGCAGTAGATCTGATCGTCGTGGTGAAACGCCACCCTGACGGCCAACGTCGCGTGGAGCAAATCGGCGTACTTGAGGGCCAGCCAGTGAACGCCCGCGTGGTCTGGGATGCAACCACCGGCCCAGCTGAAGGGTACGAGGAGTTGTGATGGCCAGTATCCCCCTCGCTGCATGCTGCCTGGCAGGTGCTGCGCTCATGCAGCCCCCGCGTCCGATGATTCGTATCCGCGCCGCCGCTCTCGGAAACCGGAATCCAGCGTGGATTCCCGCCACCGTCGCTGTGGTGGCCATCGCCGCCTTTGCTTTCGATAAAGCGGGTGTGGTCATCGCGGCCGCGCTCGCTGCTGCGACAGCGGTGCACATGGTGAACAGCCGCAGAAAGGATCGCGACGCAGCAGCCGGGACTCGCGCCGCCGCAGATTACATTGGCCACCTCGCTGAAAGTGTTGGCGCTGGAGCGACGTTCACTGATGCGGCGAGACGCGCCGCGGACCGCCTCAGCAATGACACCTCCTCCATCCGCCGTGATGCCCTAAACATCGCGAACGCCTCCGCAAGTGGCAGCGCGGTCCCCGAACTGATAACTCCCGAGCTCAAACGCGTTGCTTCCCTGTGGGCACTTTCCGCTACCCGTGGAATCCCCGTCAAAGGCCTGCTCGCCAACGCCCGCGATGAAATCGATCACGCCGTGCGGCACCGGACCGCCACTGACGCTGCGCTGGCTGGCCCGAAGACCACCGCGACGGTGCTGTCGTTGCTCCCATTGGCGGGGATCGCGATGGGGAGTGCAATGGGTGCTAACCCAATTGATTACCTCACCGGATCTGGGATCGGGGCAGTGCTGCTCGTTGTCGGGACTGCGTTAGTCTGCGCAGGAGTCCTGGTGTCCCATGAGATCATCCGGAGGGCCGCCGCATGATCTCGACGCTCACCACGTTGCTCTTCGCCGCGGCGATTGCGCTGCCACCCACCGCGCCTAAGCATCGACTCCCTGCGCGCCGACCCGAGCGGACCAAGAACCCCCGCGATGGTCCGCAGGGGTTCAACCTCAACCGATGTGCCAGTGACCTCCGCCT belongs to Corynebacterium glaucum and includes:
- a CDS encoding phage holin family protein; its protein translation is MSNEGLYTSGSTAVSAKVDSIPLRDTGVTQPGQDSIGTLISNATEQVSTLVRGEIELAKAEVVGEVKKGAIGGGMFAVAGVIALYSTFFLFFALAEMLASWMHRGWAFLIVFLIMLALAGLIAFLGFRNLKKIKAPERTVQSVNELRNLVPGQAQQNLAKDESGLYTTSPVAAPAGTGAARTVPADRRGGSTAVNTDK
- the ssd gene encoding septum site-determining protein Ssd, which codes for MTQTQLTNPRPAPILVAVDDPLLHPEALHIAAACGRPVVEVSDEVQLARMQPKAFASLIDGSLGPPTPTPTTFVITASPGAAPPGAFVLPAQAADLLRALGALSLRGEPDPAAAGAVIAVVGAAGGAGVSTLAAAVSARAGAGSVLVDAHPRSGGLDLLLGIEEVPGARWGEIELGEGVIARGDLLRALPSTDAQVAVLTVARTTIVDPFPLRAEDVDAAVAACASDGVTVIDAPVSAIPPRCDLAGIVVPAQLRPAAAAAAIVAQCDAAGIAHGLIVRDCAWASLNQSELERVTGSRVLARLRTCRGLARTIERGGLPARLPRPLAHAADAVLAEATRGAR
- a CDS encoding HAD family hydrolase — translated: MATPKIAAFFDLDKTIIATSSAFAFGKQFFNNGLITRQEAIDMYLTKASYMLVGQSSEKMDTTRDALAQMVQGWSIEEIQRITTETMRTVVTPAIYAEARELIQEHQARGHDVIIISASASILVEPIAHELGVNTVVATEMEIVDGQLTGEVTRYLKGPAKAVAVQQFADEHGYDLEASFAYSDSATDIPMLELVGNPVAVNPDRALRKHALSEGWDTRSFKDPVPLIQMPNAREVGIGAGVVAGVTAIVVGGVLISRALRKEKRSA
- a CDS encoding TadA family conjugal transfer-associated ATPase — translated: MTNPVNDIAILERVQRRIADEPEPPGPERLAHLIREEAVVISDIDVLDMMRRLREDTTGVGPLETLLLGGEVTDICVNGPDEIFIDRGRGLEPVADRPFATDADVRRLATRLALNCGRRLDDAHPYCDGHLTRPDGTLLRFHAVVAPTSQPGTCISLRVLRTATASLEDLQRRGAIDAERAALLCKCVRERKSVLVVGGTGSGKTTLLSALLAEVDPAERIIAIEDTRELTPAHPHVLNLSTRGANTDGAGEITVADLVRQALRMRPDRIVVGEIRGAEVIDLLAALNTGHDGGGGTLHANSIGEVPARLEALAALGGLDRAGLHAQLAAAVDLIVVVKRHPDGQRRVEQIGVLEGQPVNARVVWDATTGPAEGYEEL
- a CDS encoding type II secretion system F family protein; translation: MASIPLAACCLAGAALMQPPRPMIRIRAAALGNRNPAWIPATVAVVAIAAFAFDKAGVVIAAALAAATAVHMVNSRRKDRDAAAGTRAAADYIGHLAESVGAGATFTDAARRAADRLSNDTSSIRRDALNIANASASGSAVPELITPELKRVASLWALSATRGIPVKGLLANARDEIDHAVRHRTATDAALAGPKTTATVLSLLPLAGIAMGSAMGANPIDYLTGSGIGAVLLVVGTALVCAGVLVSHEIIRRAAA